One part of the Alligator mississippiensis isolate rAllMis1 chromosome 3, rAllMis1, whole genome shotgun sequence genome encodes these proteins:
- the SNX18 gene encoding sorting nexin-18 isoform X2: MALPVPLRARALYDFRSENPGEISLREHEVLSLCSEQDIEGWLEGVNSRGDRGLFPASYVQVLRAPAAEPPAPLPPPPLPGGARYANLPPGGFEPLPLPAEPPFTPAPYGGGYQPSQGSDDDWDDDWDDSSTVADEPGSLGGSYPDYAAAAAAGRYRLSTRSDLSLGSRGGPAAGPAQHPAGGGAKSSATVSRNLNRFSTFVKSGGEAFVLGEASGFVKDGDKLCVVLGGRGPEWQENPYPFQCSIEDPTKQTKFKGMKSYIAYKLVPSHTGQQVHRRYKHFDWLYGRLAEKFPVISVPHLPEKQATGRFEEDFISKRRKGLAWWMDHMCSHPVLAQCDAFQHFLTCPSTDEKAWKQGKRKAERDEMVGANFFLAISVPTGPGTALDLQEVESQVDGFKAFTKKMDESTLQLNHTANEFARKQVTGFKKEYQKVGHSFKCLSLAFELDQQAFSAGLNQAIAFTADAYDTIGELFAEQPRQDLDPVMDLLALYQGHLANFPDIIHVQKGSWMQPEWSGTVVSLGREKEEKPSDTLIAVHT; the protein is encoded by the coding sequence atgGCGCTGCCGGTGCCGCTGCGCGCCCGGGCGCTGTACGACTTCAGGTCGGAGAACCCGGGCGAGATCTCGCTGCGGGAGCACGAGGTGCTGAGCCTGTGCAGCGAGCAGGACATCGAGGGCTGGCTCGAGGGCGTCAACAGCCGCGGCGACCGCGGCCTCTTCCCGGCCTCCTACGTGCAGGTGCTGCGGGCGCCGGCCGCCGAGCCGCccgcgccgctgccgccgccgccgctgcccggCGGGGCCCGCTACGCCAACCTGCCGCCCGGCGGCTTCgagccgctgccgctgccggccgAGCCGCCCTTCACGCCCGCGCCCTACGGCGGCGGctaccagcccagccagggcagcgaCGACGACTGGGACGATGACTGGGACGACAGCTCCACGGTGGCGGACGAGCCGGGCTCGCTGGGCGGCTCCTACCCCGACtacgcggcggcggcggcggcgggccgCTACCGCCTGTCCACCCGCTCCGACCTGTCGCTGGGCTCCCGCGGCGGCCCCGCGGCCGGCCCCGCGCAGCACCCGGCGGGCGGCGGCGCCAAGAGCTCGGCCACGGTGAGCCGCAACCTCAACCGCTTCTCCACCTTCGTCAAGTCGGGCGGGGAGGCCTTCGTGCTGGGCGAGGCATCGGGCTTCGTCAAGGACGGCGACAAGCTGTGCGTGGTGCTGGGCGGGCGCGGGCCCGAGTGGCAGGAGAACCCCTACCCCTTCCAGTGCTCCATCGAGGACCCTACCAAGCAGACCAAGTTCAAGGGCATGAAGAGCTACATCGCCTACAAGCTGGTGCCCAGCCACACCGGGCAGCAGGTGCACCGGCGCTACAAGCACTTTGACTGGCTCTACGGGCGCCTGGCCGAGAAGTTCCCCGTCATCTCGGTGCCCCACCTGCCCGAGAAGCAGGCCACCGGGCGCTTCGAGGAGGACTTCATCTCCAAGCGCCGCAAGGGCCTGGCCTGGTGGATGGACCACATGTGCAGCCACCCGGTGCTGGCCCAGTGCGACGCCTTCCAGCACTtcctcacctgccccagcaccGACGAGAAGGCCTGGAAGCAGGGCAAGCGCAAGGCCGAGAGGGACGAAATGGTGGGGGCCAACTTCTTCCTCGCTATCAGCGTCCCCACGGGCCCCGGCACCGCTCTGGACCTGCAGGAGGTGGAGAGCCAGGTAGACGGCTTCAAAGCCTTCACCAAAAAAATGGACGAGAGCACCCTGCAGCTCAACCACACTGCCAACGAGTTCGCCCGCAAGCAGGTCACTGGCTTCAAGAAGGAGTACCAGAAGGTAGGGCACTCCTTCAAGTGCCTCAGCCTGGCCTTCGAGCTGGACCAGCAGGCCTTTTCGGCCGGCCTCAACCAAGCCATCGCCTTCACAGCGGACGCCTATGACACCATCGGTGAGCTTTTCGCAGAGCAGCCCCGACAGGACCTTGACCCTGTGATGGATTTGTTAGCACTGTATCAGGGACATCTGGCTAACTTCCCAGATATCATCCATGTCCAGAAAG